The Panthera leo isolate Ple1 chromosome A3, P.leo_Ple1_pat1.1, whole genome shotgun sequence genome contains the following window.
attttaaaaacaatggtgGTAAGTATGCTCTAAGAGCCAAAGGAAAACatggagagagaacacaagaaaatcaggaaaacaatatatGAACATAAtgagaatatcaacaaagagctagaaattattttttttaaatcaaacaaattttggagctgaaaaaataaaataagtaacttaaaaaattcactagagagGATCAACAACATACTCAAGCAAGCAGAATAAAGTATCAGCAAACTTGAAGacagattattttaaattgatgaatctgaaaagtaaaaaaaaaaaaaaaaaaaaaatgaaataaagaaaagtgaacagagcctAAGAAACTCTGCAGAATAACATAAACCAGACCAATATACATATTATTAGAataccagaagaagagagaaagggacacagagctTATTTTGTGGAATAATGGCCAAAAACTCCccaaatttaaagaaagatataGATATACAAATATAAGAAGCTCAGTGAATTCCAAGTAggataaatccaaagaaatccacaccaagacaaACCCTCAAACTGtggaaaattaaagacaaattttaagtcttgaaagcagcaaaagaaaatacttatCACATATAAAGGATCTCCAATAAGATTATGAatggatttctcagcagaaaccttcTGGCCTGAAGGCAGtgggataatatatttaaagtgctgaaagaaaaaacaaactgtcACCCAAAACTTCTATATCCAACAAAACTGACCttcaaaaaataagagagaaattaagacattcccagataaacaaaagctgagttCTTTACCTCTAGAACTGtactacaagaaatgctaaagtgAGTCCTTCGagttgaaatgaaaggacattaACAGCAACTTGAAGCCATATGAAAACATGAAGTTTTTGATAAAGGTAAATACATGGATAAACTtattataattttggttttttattataattttggttttattataattttggttCATaactccttttttattcttttacagtatttaaaagaaaaaagcataaaataatgataaatctGTATGGCtacattatatataaagatataatctGTGATATCAATAACTAAATGAGGGGTGGAGCTATCAAAGGagaagaggtgtttttttttaatgtttttatttatttttgagagagagacagagcgcgagtgggagtggggggagagagagagagagagagggagacacagaatctgaaacaggctccagggtccgggctgtcagcacagagcccaatgcagggctcaaactcaggagccatgagatgacctgagccgaagttagaggcttaaccgactgagccatccaggcaccccaaggagaaGAGCTTTTGAATGCAATTGAAGTTCCGTTGGtatcagtttaaaatagattGTTATAACTTTAGGATATTATATGCAGTGCCCAtggtaaacacaaagaaaatatctacaGAATACACATGAAAGGAAATGGGAAGCGAATCAAAATGTGTCATTGCAAAAACTCAAGTAAATGCAAAGTAAGGCAGTAGtaacagaagaaatgaaggattaaaaaagctataagacatatagaaaacaaataataaaatggcaatagtaagttAATCTCTATTAATCAATTTAAATTAGTAATTATTTGGTCATTAATTTAAATTACCAATTAATTAGTAAttaacttaaatgtaaatggattaaattctccaatcaaaaaacacAGGTTGGtagaaaagattttttctttttttttaagtttgtttgtttttttgttttgttttgttttgtttttttgagagagaaagagcaccagctagggaggggcagagagagagagagagggggacacagaatccaaagcagactccaggctctgagctgtcaggacagagcctgatgtggggcttgaactcatgaactgtgaaatcacaacctgagctgaagtcagatgctcaatcgactgagccacccaggtgccctggtagaaaagattttaaaaaccaggATCAAGTATATGCTGTCTATAAAAGACTCACTTTAGAACTAAAGACACATATgggttgaaagtaaaaagatgaaatagaTGCTTCATGTAAATAATAACCAAAAGAGAACAGGGTTGGCTATATCAAACAAAAATGACTTTATGTCAAAACtttacaagaaacaaagaaggacattatatctcaataaaagacTCAATTGACGAGGAATATGTaatattcttcatatatttacatTAGAGGtcctaaatatatgaagcaaacattgacagaattaaaaggagaaatatacaGCAACATAATAACAGTAGAAGACTTTGATATgtcactttcaataatggatagaacaacaGGATagaagatcaataaggaaacagaggatttGAATATCATTATAGAACAATTTGACCTAACAGACAAATACAGAATAGTCCACTCAACAACAGAAGAATACATTGTTCtcaagtgaacatggaacattccccagcgTACATCATATAttacacaaaacaagtcttaatgaattttaaaagatttaaaatcataCAAAGCATATTTATTGATTGCAATAAAATGAAAGTGTAAGTCAACAGcagaaggaaaactagaaaatccacaaataagcggaaattaaacaacacactcttaaacaacaaatgagtcaaagaagaaatcacaagggaaattagagaaTATCTGgagtcaaaagaaagcaaaaacacaacataccaaagtGTGcaggatgcagtgaaagcagtggTAAGGGGGGAATCTATAGTTAtaaatgctttcattaaaaagaaagatataaaatcaacaatCTAAATTTACAGCTCAAGAGActagagaaagaagagtaaaCTAAACCCCAagttagcaaaagaaaggaaataaaaagatgagagcagaaattaacATAATagagaatttcttttaaagagaaaaatcaatggaaCCAAGAATTGGTTCTTcagaaagatcaacaaaattgacaaacctttagctgaactaagaaaaaaaggatagaaaatcaCATcactgaaatcagaaatgaaagaggaatatCACTAtcaattttacagaaataaaaagggttATAAGAGAGTACCATCAAGGATAGcgtgccaacaaactggataacctagatgaaactgacaaatccctagaaacataccACCTactaagactgaatcaggaagaaacagaaaatccgaACAGATCTATAACTAAtaaggagattgaattagtaatcaaaaacttcctaACAAATGAAAGCCCAGGATcacatggcttcactggtgaattccaccaaacatgaCCTAGTTCCTAAAACTCCCCAAAACATTAACTAGTTCCTAAAGAATTAACTAGTTCCTCAAACTCCCCAAAAAgttgaagagaaaggaatatttCCTAGCTCATTCTATGAGGAGGTCATTATTACCACGATCCCAAAGCCATACAAATATGCTATAAGAAAACCAGACCAACAGCTTTGATGAatactgatgcaaaaatcctcaaagaaaTAACAGCAAACAGAATTTGAAAGCACATTAAAATggttatacaccatgaccaagtaggaatGCAAGGGCAGTTCACCATATGAAAaccaatgtgatataccacattaacagaattaaGGGAGGGGGGGAACATGTGAGCATTTCAATTGGTGCAGAAAAAAGCACCAGACAATATTCAACACCCAGTCATGATAAAAATGTGTAGCAAACCAGCAAcagaaggaaactacctcaacatATTATAGGCCATTTATGAAACGCCCATAGCTAgtattatactcaatggtgaaagactgaaagcttttcctctaaccACAGAAACAAGACAAGAGTGACTGcttttgccacttctattcagtACAGTACTAGGAGTCCTAGCCAGatcaattaggcaagaaaaagaaataagatacctacatcagaaaggaagaaacaaaattatctcttagcagatgacatgatcttatatgtagaaaatcctaaagatttcacacatgcacacacacacacacacacacacacaattaataAGCAAACTCAGCCAAGTTTCAGAATGTAAATCAATTTGCAAACACCAGttgtttctatacattaacaagaagcaatctgaaaaggaaataaagaaaatgactctgtaataacatcaaaaagaataaaatacctaggagtgaacTTAACAAAGGAATGAGAgatttgtacacttaaaactataaaacattgctgaaaaaagTTAAAGACGACTCAATTGGAAATCTCATGCCATGGATTTggagacttaatattgttaagatgtcaatactacccaaacaatttatagattcagtgcaatccctccCAAAATTCCAACAATGTTTTTTGTAAAGGTTGAAAAATCCATCCTACAaatcatatggaatctcaagggactgcgaatagccaaaacaaccttgaaaaagaataaaggtggagatatcatacttcctgattttaaaacttattacaaagctacagtaatcaaaataatgtGGGCTGACATAAAGTTAGACATAtacatcaatagaacagaaagcccagaaataaactcttacatatatggtcaaatgatttttgacaggGGTGGCAAGactattcaatggagaaagggaagtctcttcagcaaatggtgctgggaaagctggatattcacatgcaaaagaatgacattaGACCCtctatatgcaaaaattaaaaattaactcaaaatggatcatttaGTAAATGTAAAATCCAAactatgaaactcttagaagaaaacatggggaaaaCTTCATGACATTGTATTTGGTAATGATTTCTTGCATATGGCaacaaaagcacagacaacagaagcaaaatagataaactggacatcaaaattaaaataaattagacatcaaaattaaaattaaattctgtcCATCAAAGGACATAATCAACAAGTGAAAGGCAACCCACgtaatgggagaaagtatttgtaaatcatatatctgataaaggattaatatccaggatatataaagaactcctacaactcaacaacaaaaagcaaagaacccaattaaaaaatgggcaaagggttcgaaggaatatttttccaaagaagatatacaaaaggccATGAAAGGCACATGAAagaatgctcaatgtcactacgcattagggaaatgcaaaccacaaTAGGATGCCACCTTGTTAGGATGGTTACTgtcaaaaactagaaaagaacaagtgttggtgtGGATGTGAGAAACTGAAATCCTTGTGAGCTCTTGGAGGACCATAAAATGGTGCCTCTGTGCTATGGAAAAAATACGGTAGtacgtcaaaaaattaaaaacagaattaccatataatcccagtaattccatttctggatatataatcaaaagaactgaaagcagagccTTGAAGAGATCTTTGTACACCCACGCTCATAGCGGCATTATTCATcacagccaaaaggtagaagcaacaacaaaagtgtccatcaacagatcaagagataagtaaaataagtatatACATTCAAAGTAATACTACTCaaccttaaaaaataaggaaactgtcACATGTTGCAACATGGAGGAACgctgaggacattatgctaagtgaaatagccagttacaaagagacaaataccatataattccacttctagaggaaacaaattcacagagacagaaagtagaagggtggtCGCGGGATGGGAGAGTGGGAGATGATTGTTTATTGGGTCCAGAATTTCCgttaggaagatgaaaaaaattctggagataaATGGTGATAATGGTTGCATAAccatatgaatgtatttaatgccacgaaacttaaaaatggttaagacagtaaattttatgtgatgtgtatttcaccacaaataaaaaactgaagtagaaaaaaaacttttttaagataCACGctaaaaggaggagaaaaacgCAAAAGTAAAAGTAACATCTTAGCCCAATGATATAGGTTTAGGGGGCATTTTATTATGACATACAATTCAAAATAATGCCAATTCCTTTCCTCTACAAAGACCAGCTATATTCTAACTTAAGTATTTTTAATGGCCTATATGCGTTTTCCATTCATTACTTATTCTgataaacatttataaactttAATACAGtgtgaaaaaattgaaaaatatttactcaaaaataaaatttcgggagacattttttaaaataaaaattttattaaaaaaatttttttaataaaaattttggaaaaagtctgaaaaatattcacttttaaaaataacgactggggcgcctgggtggctcagtctgttgggcggccgacttcggctcaggtcatgatctcgcggtctgtgagttcgagccccgcgtcgggctctgtgctgacagctcagagcctggagcctgcttcggattctgtgtctccctctctctctgcccctctcccgctcatgctctgtctctctctctcggtcaaaaataaataaacattaaaaaaaaaataaaaaaaaaaataacgactAATCTATGAATCTATTACCTCTGATATCGAGTTCTCTGAAGTCccagacatgcacacacaaatgtatatgaaaattatttagtCAAAATAACTGGTTTCAATATTGAAATATTCTACATGTTTCCATTATAATATGTTTGCATTTATAATTTGATCCTTATATTAGTAAAAATATCATCTGTCAGGGGGATGTCTGGCATGAGAAATGCAGCTAACAAGgctaatataaatgaaaatttgcGAATTACAGAATATAGCTCTAGAGATGACATGGTAGGAATACTGTCCCTCATGATTAGAGtaggataaaagaaaatgttaaaactcTCAAAGAATGTCATACATTTAGAAGATCTATATATCAATGTTTGATATTATTTTCAGATCACAGAAATAATTACGATCATCACCCAGAAATTTGAGACTAGTCAATTTGTAAGCAATTTGTTAAAAGCCAGAAACAGATTGATAACCTTTGACTTCCAAACTCCAATAATGTCAataaactatctttcaaaaaaatgacAGCAGTTACAGTTAAATTTAGAATGCAACATgaaggtctttttttcccccaaaatgcaGTGAAATTTAGGAAGACAGATTTCTGTGAGAACTTGAGCAACGAATACCATGGACTATGGAGCGTGCCTGGTGGTAAAATTTCTGCTTTGAGCTACCCTTCGAAGAAAAGGCAAAGTCTGAGGCGACCTTATTTTAGGAACTGTAATAGATGAAGATGTGTCTTCATCTTGAGATGAAATAGCAATGTTTTCATCttccacagaatctgaagcaatgtCATTCTGAGGTGGGATAAAGCTGGTGGCATTTTTACAAAGTGAAGAAAATCCAACATGACAGAGAAACAGGGGAAGTTACTCTTTGAGAGGGATGCTATTGAATCCTAGGTGGAAAATGAAAGATACAGTGACTTTGAGAACCAGGATGAAAGGAAACTTTCCTTGATTGGCCTCTTCCTTCGGTATCAGTAGCAATCTTGCCTTGTTGACAGGAATAGAAAATAGTGGGAAGAGAAAGTAAGGTGGCCGTGCTGTGTTGGTAGATGCTTCCATCAACAGTGTTCTGATGGGTTGAAGAGTTAGCTTTTGCTTCAAAATTCATAGAACACCTAATGTTATATTTGGGAGAACAAGAGCTTATATATTTTTCAGCACTAGTCATACTTGAGCTTTTAGAAACGGTTTCAACTTCATCTGGATTAAAGATTTTATGACATCTTGATTGAAGATCAAAAAAACTAGTGCTCTCGTAACAGGAAATTATACTAAGTCTAGGGGCAGAGAAAAGTCTTTGGGATCTAAGGCCAAAATGGTTTGAGGAGAATTTTACATCACTGAAGCTGCTTTTTTCTTGAGAATCAAAATTGGCTCTACTTTGTTGACAGTCGGGGAAAATACCgcttttctgaaatttcacaaataaagaatattttcttccagagaaAGATGAGTGAGTAGATGCACTTGATGAAGAAGATAAATTTTTACTTCCTCTGCGTGAACTGACTTTACATACTGCAGATAGACGGGTTCTTTTAGGATCAAGAGATATAGTTCGATGAGTAATGGAAGAGAACCCAAGGTGCCGGTGGTCTGAAGTAACTTGATCTGCAGGATAATTTGGTAGCAAGCTCTGGTCGTCTTTGCAGTGGCTAGAGTGAGAAAAGTGTCAAATGAGGCAAAAAAGTAGGGAGCAGAGGTGGAAACCTGCCAAGGCTCCTGAAGAATAATATCCACTTTATCAATATGGAAACAATGGGGAATGAGAAAATAATGGCGTCTGAATTCATGGTCACCCAGATGTACCCCCACGGAATGCCCTAGTCTAAAAGATTATCTCTACCAACACAATACCTGCCCAATCTACTAAATTGGGGGAAGATAAGTTGAAAGACTCAGGGaaacaggcaaaaagaaagaTCAGGGGAAATATACGAGAGGGCTCCAGCACAAAAGTCTCCCCTGAAGGAAAGGGTAGGTCTTCCTGTTTCAAATCATAGTATCTGTTTGAGACTCTTGAACTACTATATTTAAAGGAGTTAAGTAGAATAAATTTATGCCCTGTTGactactacattttaaaatgttaaccacGATGGATGAAGTGGGACCTCTCTAGAGAGAAAACTGTAGATAAATATCCACATATTCCAGAGATTCAGTTACTATGGGAAACCAAAGGAAGCGATAAAGCTTGGTTTATGAATGCTTCAGTGTTCTTTAGCACGTGAGACATATGTAacagtgggttttctttttccttctaaaggCTTACCTTAAGCATTTTCCCATGTTGAATTTAATCCAAAGTaaatctctcccttcctttctaagCCATCATCCTTAAGCCATAAAATGCCCTGTGTAGGTGGAACAGGTCAGAAGACTGAATGTTTAAGCTCCACGTGGAATTAACATGGCAATAACACGGAATGTGATGACAGCAGACTCTAGAATCTAATGACATCAGGTCAGGATAAAATTGTTCTGTGGCTCGCCTTTCTGAAAAGCTGCAATTCACGTGACTGGGGAATGTATTCTCTAATTCCATCGTGTTCAAGGAGTCAGCCAACAAATCAAGGACGAGAAAACAGTAGGATAAAGGCAGCAATGTATATAATATCTGCACAATCCTTTGCCCAGGACTGTCTCTCTCACTAGCTGCCCTTGGCCTACTAATTCATTCTACTTTCACACGAACACTCCTAAAGGCTTTTACACCCTCCGGTGATATGGAAAAGTGACCATTACAGACTTTGGTCAAGAGATATattgagaaggaaaacagaaacataaatagCAAACATCATTCCCCCCAAAATGCAACAAACCTTATCTACATTGGCAGCAAAGGCTGCCATCTGAAAGTGTGGGCCACATGCGCAGATTACGGAGATCTGTGTGTGACTGTTTCTGACCCCGGGAAACAGCTTATACTCATTTCAAGACAAGGTTAACAgagttttcagaaaagaaatactgTCCTCTCCTTTTCCAAACCAACCTGGAGCATTAGCTGTataacaggtgtgtgtgtgaagtCACAGATGACATAAAAAACTGCCTCAAAAACATTTCTACTCCTCAATATCTTAAATACCCTGTTACTACCTCTTGTTTCTGTTCCCTTCCTCACAGTCTTCTTTGGGAAACCTttggacaaaatatttttcaaaaggccTAGGCCTCTCTAATTTTCATCATACAACTGTCAGTTTGGTAATCTGATTTTACCCTCCATACGAGCTAATACGTTCATTACCATTAATGTTTCATATGTGGTTCTtgggtcagagagacaggactTTCTTTGGCGCACAGCAAATCAAGCAGTATGATCACCGGCATCCACGTGCTGGTTCTCCCAGACCCCAGGTCCCACAGGGGCATTTGCGCCACTGATTTGCGTGACAAAGAAAGGATCACTCAGTTTAGGGAATCCACCACTTTCACCACAGACAGGGAGCAAATCTGCTAAGAAACACGCAGTTGGCCCTGGAGGGAAACGTGACCTCATTCCTCAGGGTTTCTCACCACAATCCTGAGATTTGGCCTCGATATACAGTGGTCAGGCAGACCTTACACCCTTCCCAAAAATTAGCTCAAGACGGAACACAGACCTcagtataaaatgcaaaactgtgaAACTCCCAGAAGATACCacgggagaaaaaaaaaacctagataaATTTGGGTGTGGCAATGACTTTTTCGATGGAACACCAAAGGTCTGCTCCCACTTCCTGGATCAGTCTTCACTCCTTCTTTGGCAGGCTCACCCACTTCTGCCCGTTCCGGTCGGGTCGGTACTGGTTCCAAAAGGCTCTGTACTCCACCTCTTCGATCTTCCCATGTGACACATTCTGCCCGAGCAATGTCAGCCGTTCCTAGAGCATCAGCATCGTACACATTCTGGAGGGATGCCTGGA
Protein-coding sequences here:
- the RMDN2 gene encoding regulator of microtubule dynamics protein 2 isoform X3, whose translation is MGKCLSHCKDDQSLLPNYPADQVTSDHRHLGFSSITHRTISLDPKRTRLSAVCKVSSRRGSKNLSSSSSASTHSSFSGRKYSLFVKFQKSGIFPDCQQSRANFDSQEKSSFSDVKFSSNHFGLRSQRLFSAPRLSIISCYESTSFFDLQSRCHKIFNPDEVETVSKSSSMTSAEKYISSCSPKYNIRCSMNFEAKANSSTHQNTVDGSIYQHSTATLLSLPTIFYSCQQGKIATDTEGRGQSRYITANTDTEEQSFPVPKAFNTHIEELHLDVLLQKVDNLRMNESSKMESFELLCDHKEKFRDEIEFIWRFARAYGDMYELSTNAQEKKHYANIGKTLGEKAITRAPMNGHCHLWYAVLCGYVSEFEGLQNKINYGHRFKVSKLSWIEKKMAATLFGKIPSSTVEEALQNFLKVEELHPGFSKSNYLFLAKCYIDLEQTDDAVKFCNLAVLLPCVTKEDKDAQKEVKKISTSLKR